ATCCCAATCACTCCATAGCTAATGACTCCCTTAGAAGCTGCATTTGGCGGCGATGGAGAGGGTGAAGGTGTCGATGGAGACAAAGAAGGCGTTGACGGAGACGGTGAAGGAGTCAAAGATTCTAAATCTGGCGTACCGTTGGCCGGGGGAGAAGCTGTTGGAGGCGGTGTTTTAGGTTTACGCGGAGAGCGAGGGGAAAATGATGGAGAAGGAGTAGACGAAGACGGTGGAGAAGGTGTTGCCGGAGATGAAGCGGTGGGGAGGACGGGAACAGCGAGTTTCATGCCACCGAGGCAGTGACCAGGACTAGGGCAAAGGAAGTGCATAGTTCCAACTGTTGTAAGATCGATCTTAGTGTCTCCCCCAGAAAAGCTCTGTGTTTCTCCGCTGCTGTCGCAACTATCGAATCCAGCTTTATCCACCACAGAAACCGAGTGTGACGGATCATATTGGAACTCTGTACAAGAGAAAATCAGTAGCTTGTTACTTGTTATTAGTCTAAAAAATGGGTTTCTTGCAACATAAGTGATCTGCACCAAGATTTATAGACCTAGAATTGCTAGGTCAAAAACAAAGGTTTCTTGTAAAACAAGTAACCAGATAAACGTTTTAACTACCTAGAGTGTCACCGACTCTGAAAGTCTTTCCACTAGCCCACGTCGTGTAATCAACACCACTATTCCAACCAGCAGTATCTCCGACCTGGAATGTCACGGCCAAGATGGAAGGGACTGCCGctaggaagaggaagagagcggCCACTGAGTTTGATCCCATGGAGATagataatgtaaaaagatagaTGCAGAGAGATATGAGGAAGAGGTAAAATAGTGTGGTGTGTTATAAAGTAAGAGGGCTGGCTATTAGAACGAGGAAGACGAACGACTAAACTAAAAGAGAgagttattatgtttttaaaattaaatttttaaaaaagtcgtGGTGGCTTGATCAATTATATTCCGTCAGTTGtttattaatgtattttttgaaattcattgttattatgtttaccagttctttcatttttgttttcaaaattttatgtttttaatgatgAGCTCCATCCATGTGCAATCACCGCAACCATTTTCTAAACCATGTGCAAAcgtgaaaaaatatataaacattaaccagttgataaaaagaagaagaaaataaaccataacattttttaaaaaataataagaataagatCATACTACGGTCGGAAATGGCTACCACGTAACACGTTCTCTAACCTCTCTTCTAATTAATAATCGAAGGTACACAAATTCGGTACGGTGTTTCTTGAAACAACATTTCGGAAATGCCTGCGAAAGCAAAAATCATCAATGATATAACAATAATCAAtcccaaataaaatatatactaattcGTTTgactaaactaaactaaataatattattattcgtttatataatacaataatCAACCATTTCTCTCACCACTAATATtattgcttaaaacatcctatattatataAACGCGTGAAAGCAAACCTGccagatatatataaattattgacATAGTCCGCACTTATTCGCTAAAACTAGATTAGGAttcgcggtacaccgcgggacaaaattatttataattaaaatattaaaatgataaattgtatttgttggttaaatatgttataattatataataattgttaaataaaccatataataccgtaatataatttattttttatataatatttatttaaatttaattagatatgtctattctctgatactgacagtgttaacaaaataatgaaatgatgttttacccgtgtaacaccgaattactgatattttttaatttatataaatatcgataaaacccatcccgctatataaccccatcccaaaatattttaactcacactatatcatcttaactttaaatatttattgtgtatctacggtataatatttatcatatttaactttttaaaagttttaaatatttttcatatttaaccttttaaaaatctttaaaa
This portion of the Camelina sativa cultivar DH55 unplaced genomic scaffold, Cs unpScaffold01210, whole genome shotgun sequence genome encodes:
- the LOC104774046 gene encoding uclacyanin-3-like, whose protein sequence is MGSNSVAALFLFLAAVPSILAVTFQVGDTAGWNSGVDYTTWASGKTFRVGDTLEFQYDPSHSVSVVDKAGFDSCDSSGETQSFSGGDTKIDLTTVGTMHFLCPSPGHCLGGMKLAVPVLPTASSPATPSPPSSSTPSPSFSPRSPRKPKTPPPTASPPANGTPDLESLTPSPSPSTPSLSPSTPSPSPSPPNAASKGVISYGVI